A region of Granulibacter bethesdensis DNA encodes the following proteins:
- the cydC gene encoding thiol reductant ABC exporter subunit CydC — translation MTALLRPLLGIAALWGSRVSWLLAGVVVSVLAVLSAALLMMLAGRTVAVAMMLGVLAAPMLLRWTGVARVVLRYLERVVTHDAMFRALADLRVWFFRGVARNAAGGLGFRRAGDVLSRLVNDVEALDGLYLRIVVPVAGAVVLLPVLLYALGRLDVVLAAVVGVLFVLAAFVLPVISARNAAGQGARLTTSMSRLRIATLDTLTGLREVRACGAEDRMLADIQARQALLLTAQREGAARAAWASAASFLFGQAGVAAVLFAVALNVVTTGPAALIGCAFLTIAAFEAIGGLPRAGVLAGHASAAAERVLEAASGPESNVPHAVAEAEEMLRPGRGKTAALSFRHVSFRWRQDGPLVLDDLTLDLPAGARVALLGPSGAGKSTIAALAMRLAVPEAGHIFLSGTDMATLPVDMVRGHFAWLSQTTHLFDDTIRANLLLGRPDAQEVDLWAALDAAQLGDVVRGLPDGLESWVGEGGFRLSGGQGRRLALARALLSRAPILILDEPAAGLDAQTERELFLTLNEVAGDRTVLLIAHRLTGVEKLDRIYRLSGGQAVPAMS, via the coding sequence ATGACCGCGCTTCTTCGCCCGCTGCTGGGTATTGCCGCGCTGTGGGGCAGCCGTGTGTCCTGGTTGCTGGCCGGGGTCGTGGTTTCGGTTCTGGCCGTCTTGTCTGCGGCGCTCCTGATGATGCTGGCAGGCAGGACCGTGGCGGTTGCCATGATGCTCGGTGTGCTGGCCGCCCCCATGCTGCTGCGCTGGACCGGTGTGGCCCGGGTGGTGTTGCGCTATCTGGAGCGCGTCGTCACACATGATGCCATGTTCCGGGCATTGGCTGATCTGCGGGTCTGGTTTTTCCGTGGTGTTGCCCGTAATGCCGCAGGTGGGCTGGGCTTCCGCCGTGCCGGGGATGTGCTGTCCCGTCTGGTCAATGATGTGGAGGCGCTGGACGGGCTTTATCTGCGTATTGTCGTTCCTGTTGCCGGGGCGGTGGTGCTGTTGCCGGTGCTGCTCTACGCGCTGGGCCGGCTGGATGTGGTGCTGGCGGCGGTGGTTGGTGTGTTGTTCGTGCTGGCTGCTTTTGTGCTGCCGGTCATCTCTGCCCGCAATGCAGCGGGACAGGGTGCAAGGCTGACCACTTCCATGAGCCGGTTGCGGATTGCAACCCTCGATACCCTGACGGGTCTCAGGGAGGTACGGGCCTGTGGTGCGGAAGACCGCATGCTGGCGGATATTCAGGCCCGTCAGGCATTGCTGCTGACCGCCCAGCGTGAGGGGGCGGCCCGTGCCGCATGGGCATCGGCGGCATCGTTTCTGTTTGGGCAGGCAGGCGTGGCGGCGGTGCTGTTTGCGGTTGCGCTGAATGTCGTGACGACTGGTCCGGCAGCCTTGATCGGATGTGCATTTCTGACGATTGCTGCGTTTGAGGCGATTGGGGGCCTGCCGCGTGCCGGTGTACTCGCCGGACACGCCTCTGCCGCCGCGGAGCGCGTGCTGGAAGCGGCCTCCGGACCCGAAAGCAATGTGCCTCATGCTGTGGCGGAAGCTGAGGAAATGCTTCGGCCGGGACGCGGCAAAACGGCGGCTCTGTCTTTCAGACATGTCTCGTTCCGCTGGCGGCAGGATGGGCCGCTGGTGCTGGATGACCTTACTCTTGATTTGCCGGCGGGTGCGCGGGTTGCGCTGCTCGGCCCTTCAGGAGCCGGAAAGTCGACCATTGCCGCTCTTGCGATGCGGCTCGCTGTGCCGGAGGCAGGACATATTTTTCTGTCAGGTACCGATATGGCGACCTTGCCGGTCGATATGGTGCGGGGCCATTTTGCATGGCTGTCCCAGACAACGCATCTGTTTGACGACACGATCCGGGCTAATCTGCTGCTGGGTCGGCCGGATGCGCAGGAGGTCGACCTCTGGGCGGCGCTGGATGCGGCGCAGTTGGGCGATGTGGTTCGCGGCCTGCCAGATGGCCTGGAAAGCTGGGTCGGTGAGGGCGGATTCCGCCTGTCCGGAGGGCAGGGACGGCGTCTGGCTCTGGCGCGGGCGCTGTTATCCCGTGCTCCGATCCTGATTCTGGATGAGCCGGCGGCCGGTCTTGATGCACAGACCGAGCGTGAACTGTTCCTGACCCTGAACGAAGTAGCCGGCGATCGCACCGTTCTGCTGATCGCCCATCGTCTGACAGGGGTGGAGAAGCTGGACCGTATCTATAGACTGTCTGGCGGTCAGGCAGTTCCGGCAATGAGCTGA
- a CDS encoding GDSL-type esterase/lipase family protein yields the protein MNASSAWTRRTMLSAALGSGLAMSLPPRMGLAHNSKPLAATPLSRLDLPWWKHRWEEKQHELRQKPVDLVFYGDSITQNWEKTGPEPWQNFAPVWNHYYGHRHAINLGYKGDTTAHLLWRAENGEASGINPRAAVVLIGANNFGKLRWPAEPTLQGIDAIIESLHRRLPKMQILLLGVLPSIRNEWVDAQTAALNRALPGRYDQRVTFLDLRALFMSGGKVDRTRFLDIHLTPPDPPLHPNAATQAAMAQAMEPYIARMLGDTPVR from the coding sequence ATGAACGCTTCTTCTGCATGGACAAGGCGGACGATGCTGTCTGCAGCCCTTGGCTCCGGTCTGGCCATGTCGCTGCCGCCCCGCATGGGCCTTGCCCATAACAGCAAACCGCTGGCAGCAACCCCGCTTTCCCGTCTTGATCTGCCCTGGTGGAAACATCGCTGGGAAGAAAAACAACATGAACTGCGCCAAAAGCCAGTCGATCTGGTGTTCTATGGCGACAGCATCACCCAGAACTGGGAGAAAACCGGGCCCGAGCCCTGGCAGAATTTTGCTCCGGTCTGGAACCACTATTACGGCCATCGCCACGCCATCAATCTGGGCTACAAAGGTGATACCACTGCCCATCTGCTCTGGCGGGCTGAAAACGGGGAAGCCAGCGGGATCAATCCCCGGGCCGCCGTGGTGCTGATTGGTGCCAATAATTTCGGCAAGCTCCGCTGGCCTGCCGAACCGACCCTGCAAGGGATCGACGCCATCATAGAGTCCCTGCATCGCCGCCTGCCAAAGATGCAGATTCTGCTGCTGGGTGTGCTGCCCTCCATTCGTAATGAATGGGTCGACGCGCAGACCGCGGCCCTCAACCGAGCCCTGCCCGGCCGCTATGACCAGCGTGTGACCTTTCTTGATCTCCGCGCCCTGTTCATGAGCGGGGGAAAGGTGGATCGCACCCGCTTTCTGGACATCCATCTGACGCCGCCGGACCCGCCCCTTCATCCGAATGCAGCCACACAGGCCGCCATGGCACAGGCGATGGAGCCATATATAGCACGTATGCTCGGGGATACGCCGGTGCGCTGA
- a CDS encoding sulfite exporter TauE/SafE family protein: MILSTTQYLLGAMSGSLVGLTLGVVGGGGSILAVPLMVYLVGVPSPHMAIGTSALAVAANAFSGLVGHACAHTVKWRCGGMYAASGVLGALGGSVLGKMMNGQKLLFLFALLMIAIAVQMLRGRKREGNPGAECNREKAPKVLAYGLGTGLFSGFFGIGGGFLIVPGLVASTGMPLLNAVGSSLVAVTAFGLTTAASYAFSGLVDWPLAIMFILGGIAGSMVGIAVGRYLAGRSGMLGTVFAGLIFVVAAYMLWKTLT, from the coding sequence ATGATCCTGAGCACCACCCAATATCTGCTCGGTGCGATGTCCGGCAGTCTGGTCGGGCTGACACTTGGTGTCGTGGGCGGTGGCGGTTCGATACTGGCTGTCCCGCTGATGGTGTATCTGGTGGGGGTGCCGTCGCCGCATATGGCGATAGGCACCAGCGCTCTTGCTGTTGCAGCCAATGCTTTTTCAGGATTGGTCGGCCATGCGTGCGCGCATACCGTAAAATGGCGCTGTGGTGGCATGTATGCGGCTTCTGGCGTTCTTGGTGCGCTGGGTGGATCTGTGCTTGGTAAAATGATGAACGGACAGAAATTACTGTTTCTGTTCGCCCTGCTGATGATTGCCATTGCCGTACAGATGCTCAGGGGCCGTAAGCGGGAAGGTAATCCGGGTGCGGAATGCAACCGCGAAAAAGCTCCTAAAGTGCTTGCATACGGATTGGGAACCGGCCTGTTTTCCGGCTTTTTCGGGATCGGTGGTGGTTTTCTGATTGTGCCCGGCCTTGTGGCCTCCACCGGCATGCCGCTGCTGAATGCGGTGGGATCATCGCTGGTTGCGGTCACGGCTTTTGGGCTGACGACAGCAGCAAGTTACGCGTTCAGCGGGCTGGTGGACTGGCCGTTGGCTATTATGTTCATTCTCGGTGGTATTGCAGGATCCATGGTCGGGATTGCAGTTGGCCGCTATCTTGCCGGGCGCAGCGGCATGCTGGGAACAGTGTTTGCCGGTCTGATTTTTGTTGTTGCTGCTTATATGCTCTGGAAAACGCTTACCTGA
- a CDS encoding helicase HerA-like domain-containing protein — protein sequence MTGTPILVGAGEHEVCLLPGFANRHGLIAGATGTGKTITLQVLAESLSAAGVPVLCADVKGDLAGLSQPGAPNPKLEQRAARLGVHDYSYRAAPVIFWDVFGVSGHKVRATVAEMGPILLSRMLELNDTQEGVLSIAFAVADDEGLLLLDYKDLRAVLSHVAERAGELGTDYGNVSKATIGTIQRRLLRLEQEGGEAFFGEPALELADLLLITPDGRGAVNILAADRLIHSPRLYATVLLWLLSTLYETLPEVGDLERPKLVFFFDEAHLLFDDAPKALVDKVTQVARLIRSKGVGVYFVTQNPLDIPASVLGQLGNRVQHALRAFTPADQKAVRAAADTFRQNPRLNTEEAIGSLAVGEALVSFLDESGSPSVVQKVQIVPPRSRIGAITAEERAEIIRKSPVGTKYDTLIDRISAYERLSGRATSGQQETGPVSPAPVEPGSDPWGMPRGAPPLPPSSGQGSVWNSDGWQGGLADSAPYPQQKPVSRPAPREARTPSRKEEGGGWLGDVLGGHGGRQGLGEAFAKSVIRSLGSQVGTKVGGEVLRGILGSIMKR from the coding sequence ATGACAGGAACCCCCATTCTGGTCGGCGCTGGTGAGCACGAAGTATGTCTGCTGCCCGGTTTTGCCAACCGGCATGGGCTGATTGCAGGGGCGACCGGTACCGGCAAGACCATCACCCTTCAGGTGCTGGCGGAATCCCTGTCTGCCGCCGGGGTGCCGGTTTTGTGTGCGGATGTAAAAGGTGATCTCGCGGGACTATCGCAGCCGGGCGCTCCTAATCCGAAACTGGAACAACGGGCGGCGCGGCTGGGCGTTCATGATTACAGCTATCGTGCTGCGCCTGTCATATTTTGGGACGTATTCGGGGTTTCCGGTCACAAGGTGCGGGCTACGGTGGCGGAGATGGGGCCGATCCTGCTCTCCCGCATGCTGGAGCTGAATGACACACAGGAAGGTGTTCTCTCCATCGCCTTTGCGGTCGCGGACGATGAAGGTCTCCTGCTGCTTGATTACAAGGATCTGCGGGCTGTCCTCTCCCACGTGGCCGAGCGGGCTGGAGAGCTGGGCACGGACTACGGCAATGTCAGCAAGGCTACGATCGGTACGATCCAGCGCCGCCTGCTGAGGCTGGAACAGGAAGGCGGAGAAGCTTTTTTCGGTGAACCGGCACTGGAACTGGCTGATTTACTGCTGATCACGCCGGATGGACGAGGGGCAGTGAACATTCTGGCGGCGGACCGGCTGATTCACAGTCCGCGCCTGTATGCGACTGTGCTGCTCTGGCTGTTGTCCACTTTATACGAGACCTTGCCGGAAGTGGGTGATCTGGAGCGCCCCAAACTGGTGTTTTTCTTCGATGAGGCACATCTGCTGTTTGATGATGCGCCAAAGGCTCTGGTGGACAAGGTGACCCAGGTGGCGCGTCTGATCCGCTCCAAAGGGGTCGGCGTTTATTTTGTGACGCAAAATCCGCTGGATATTCCTGCGTCTGTGCTGGGGCAGCTTGGTAATCGTGTGCAGCATGCGCTGCGTGCCTTTACGCCGGCGGACCAGAAAGCAGTCCGGGCGGCGGCGGACACATTCCGCCAGAATCCGAGGCTGAATACCGAGGAGGCGATCGGATCGCTTGCAGTTGGTGAAGCGCTGGTTTCTTTCCTTGATGAGAGCGGATCACCCTCTGTCGTGCAGAAGGTTCAGATCGTGCCACCCCGCTCCCGTATAGGGGCCATTACGGCGGAGGAACGGGCGGAGATCATCCGCAAAAGTCCGGTCGGTACGAAATACGATACATTGATTGACCGGATCAGTGCTTATGAACGCCTTTCCGGGCGCGCGACTTCCGGCCAGCAAGAGACTGGCCCTGTTTCGCCTGCGCCGGTCGAGCCGGGGAGCGATCCGTGGGGCATGCCGAGAGGGGCACCGCCATTGCCGCCATCATCCGGACAGGGATCGGTCTGGAACAGCGATGGCTGGCAGGGTGGGCTGGCCGATTCAGCTCCTTATCCTCAGCAAAAGCCGGTTTCCCGTCCCGCGCCTCGTGAAGCCCGGACCCCGTCCCGGAAAGAGGAAGGCGGTGGGTGGCTTGGCGATGTGCTCGGCGGCCATGGCGGGCGTCAGGGGCTGGGCGAGGCGTTTGCCAAATCCGTCATCCGCAGCCTCGGGAGTCAGGTCGGCACCAAAGTTGGCGGCGAAGTTCTGCGTGGTATTCTCGGATCCATCATGAAACGCTGA
- a CDS encoding amino acid ABC transporter ATP-binding protein: protein MTDSPVEDAIVQIESLCKSFDGTEILRGVSLQIEQGDLVSIIGPSGCGKSTFLRCINFLEIPDSGRISVDGIALERSGANERWTTAMEERAHALREQVGMVFQGFHLFAHRTVAENVMMAPMIVKGLKKAAARDLAMHQLSRVGLAKFANRYPGTLSGGQQQRAAIARALAMSPKVMLYDEPTSALDPELVDEVLQVMRDLDADGMTQLIVTHEMRFARDASDYIVFMEGGEIVEVSDEDEIFENPRDPRTRRFLKRFS from the coding sequence GTGACGGATTCTCCTGTTGAAGATGCGATCGTCCAGATCGAAAGTCTGTGCAAGAGTTTCGACGGCACCGAGATTCTCAGGGGCGTCTCCTTGCAGATAGAGCAGGGAGATCTTGTGTCGATCATTGGGCCGTCAGGCTGCGGTAAATCAACATTCCTGAGATGTATCAACTTTCTGGAAATCCCTGATTCGGGACGAATTTCCGTTGACGGGATCGCGCTGGAACGGTCCGGTGCCAATGAGCGCTGGACCACTGCGATGGAGGAGCGTGCCCATGCGCTGCGCGAGCAGGTCGGCATGGTGTTCCAGGGCTTTCATCTGTTTGCGCATCGTACAGTGGCGGAAAATGTGATGATGGCACCAATGATCGTGAAAGGTCTGAAAAAGGCTGCGGCGCGCGATCTGGCCATGCACCAGCTCTCCCGTGTCGGTCTGGCCAAATTCGCCAATCGCTATCCCGGCACGCTGTCTGGCGGCCAGCAGCAGCGTGCTGCCATTGCGCGCGCCCTGGCCATGTCACCGAAAGTGATGCTGTATGATGAGCCGACCTCCGCACTTGATCCCGAACTGGTTGATGAGGTGCTTCAGGTCATGCGCGATCTGGATGCGGATGGCATGACCCAGCTGATTGTGACGCATGAGATGCGCTTCGCGCGTGATGCCTCCGATTACATCGTATTTATGGAAGGTGGCGAAATCGTCGAAGTGTCGGACGAGGATGAGATCTTTGAAAACCCGCGTGATCCCCGGACGCGCCGCTTCCTGAAGCGTTTCTCATGA
- the murI gene encoding glutamate racemase — translation MRKTDAHILVFDSGIGGLGVADCIRRMLPAATLGYVADTAGFPYGAMSDEALVTRVLTVLEHAIGRLRPDMVVIACNTASTLALSALRSRHDLPFIGCVPPLKWAASVSATRQIGLLATPATVDRPYLTALMQEHGQGCTLHAHGARHLAGYAEAVFRGETVLVEAVRAELGILATTPDIDAVALGCTHYGRLLPWLRQAMSRSVAWLDPAEAVARQTARIAITTGATAAPDSLPRPVPCWAQTVFMTGAAPDEGTRQSWAAEGFPKWQPLDIASA, via the coding sequence GTGAGAAAGACGGACGCACATATTCTGGTTTTCGACTCCGGCATTGGCGGCCTGGGTGTTGCCGATTGTATCCGGCGCATGCTGCCTGCGGCGACACTTGGCTATGTCGCTGATACCGCGGGATTTCCCTATGGCGCGATGAGTGACGAGGCTCTGGTCACCCGCGTGCTGACGGTGCTGGAGCATGCAATTGGCCGGTTGAGGCCCGATATGGTCGTGATCGCCTGCAACACCGCCAGCACGCTGGCATTGTCTGCGCTGCGGTCGCGGCATGATCTGCCATTTATTGGCTGTGTGCCGCCCCTGAAATGGGCAGCTTCGGTCAGTGCCACCCGCCAGATCGGTCTGCTGGCAACTCCGGCGACGGTTGACCGCCCCTATCTGACTGCCCTGATGCAGGAACACGGGCAGGGCTGTACGCTTCATGCCCATGGTGCACGTCATCTGGCCGGTTATGCGGAGGCCGTGTTCCGGGGCGAAACGGTGCTGGTTGAGGCCGTCAGGGCCGAGCTTGGTATTCTTGCCACGACTCCTGACATTGATGCGGTGGCGCTGGGATGCACGCATTATGGACGGTTGCTTCCATGGCTGCGGCAGGCCATGTCGCGTTCGGTCGCCTGGCTCGATCCGGCCGAGGCGGTGGCGCGGCAGACGGCCAGAATAGCCATCACAACCGGGGCTACTGCCGCGCCTGACAGTCTGCCCCGGCCTGTGCCCTGCTGGGCACAGACAGTCTTTATGACTGGTGCTGCCCCCGATGAGGGCACACGGCAATCATGGGCGGCGGAGGGATTTCCGAAGTGGCAGCCTCTGGATATCGCCTCCGCCTGA
- a CDS encoding undecaprenyl-diphosphate phosphatase yields MNAIQAIAIAILQGATELFPVSSLGHAVVLPALLGWSLPQHSQTFLPFLVFLHLGTAAALLLYFWRDWWALFSGVIGFAPAHHVPQARRIFMLLVVATLPAIVVGGLLEHMLRALFESAPIAAFFLVVNGGLLLFGEKLRGAASPYPQTSDHEVTERRALSTLTVMDAFTIGCWQCAALIPGISRSGTTIVGGLLRGIDHEASAHFSFLIALPIILGATVLEVPKLLHADIAPGVFQTAALAAVAAGITAWLSTAFLMRYFRDHDSWALKPFAFYCIVAGLGALAWLHFA; encoded by the coding sequence ATGAACGCGATCCAGGCCATCGCCATTGCTATCCTGCAAGGCGCAACCGAGCTTTTCCCGGTCAGTTCACTGGGGCATGCCGTCGTCCTTCCGGCGCTGCTGGGCTGGAGCCTGCCGCAACATAGCCAGACCTTCCTGCCATTTCTGGTGTTTCTGCATCTGGGCACCGCCGCGGCACTGCTGCTGTATTTCTGGCGTGACTGGTGGGCACTCTTCAGTGGCGTCATCGGCTTTGCCCCGGCCCATCATGTGCCGCAGGCGAGACGGATTTTCATGCTGCTGGTGGTCGCAACGCTGCCAGCAATCGTGGTCGGAGGATTGCTGGAACACATGTTGCGGGCGCTGTTCGAATCGGCTCCGATTGCCGCGTTTTTTCTGGTGGTGAATGGCGGACTTCTTCTGTTCGGGGAGAAATTGCGGGGGGCCGCCAGCCCTTATCCCCAGACCAGTGATCACGAGGTTACAGAACGCCGCGCTCTGTCTACCCTCACTGTCATGGATGCATTCACCATCGGCTGCTGGCAGTGCGCCGCGCTGATCCCCGGTATTTCCCGCTCTGGTACGACCATCGTCGGCGGCTTACTGCGCGGAATCGATCATGAAGCATCCGCGCATTTCTCGTTTCTGATCGCACTGCCGATCATTCTGGGCGCTACCGTGCTGGAAGTGCCAAAACTACTGCATGCCGATATTGCACCGGGCGTATTCCAGACCGCCGCGCTGGCTGCCGTGGCAGCCGGCATCACTGCGTGGCTCAGCACGGCCTTTCTGATGCGCTATTTCCGGGATCATGACAGTTGGGCGCTCAAGCCTTTCGCTTTTTACTGCATCGTCGCGGGCCTTGGTGCGCTGGCGTGGCTGCATTTCGCCTGA
- the cydD gene encoding thiol reductant ABC exporter subunit CydD — protein MRDKTRSSPGSAPTTDASSARAGGRRHSPARAWLKQQGGLARRNARHVILLSLTGTILAVGQAWCLAAVFGGTLGHAMVGGLPYATAFLGIAAIRAFLGAMTERYAAAAGAAARRRLRDQVMARLLAIGPSLLRGYHSAELAAIAVDRIEALDGFFSRWVPAASLAILSPAIILLAVLPLDWRAALALLAAGLLVPFGMALSGIGAAVASRRQFVAMSRLQARFLDRVRGIATIVLSGRTEDEAIALGRAADELRRRTMRVLRVAFLSSAVLDLAMAAALVGLALHYGQAILSGQAGHPARALFVLLLVPEFFAPLRAFSLAYQDKMHATGAAEAIAALPEPPERPVLQVRTIEARGVTVTFDHVSLVWDETRGPALHDVSFRIPAGETVVLAGPSGSGKSSIMEILLGFARPTSGRVALNGMDITDIVPAALSRLTAWVGQKPMLFAGTIRDNILFARPEASEQDLLDAIRHAHVDDFARALPDGLETMIGEGGYGLSGGQAQRVAIARAYLRNAPLLLLDEPTSHLDPVTEADILDSLKRLAAGRTVLLASHSAAAHAFPGHRIDLRDGSVVSAPFPTMYGKVMA, from the coding sequence ATGCGTGACAAAACCCGTTCTTCCCCCGGTTCCGCTCCGACGACAGACGCTTCCTCTGCGCGTGCAGGGGGCAGGCGTCATTCTCCTGCCCGTGCGTGGCTGAAGCAGCAAGGGGGGCTGGCCCGCCGGAATGCGCGCCATGTCATCCTGTTGAGCCTGACCGGCACTATTCTGGCCGTGGGGCAGGCATGGTGTCTGGCAGCGGTTTTCGGTGGCACTCTCGGCCATGCCATGGTCGGGGGATTGCCTTACGCCACGGCTTTTCTGGGGATTGCCGCAATCCGCGCCTTTCTGGGGGCCATGACTGAACGTTATGCGGCGGCGGCAGGTGCGGCGGCTCGGCGGCGGTTGCGGGATCAGGTGATGGCAAGGCTGCTGGCGATTGGTCCCTCTCTGTTGCGCGGATATCATTCTGCCGAGCTGGCGGCGATTGCCGTGGATCGGATCGAAGCGCTGGACGGATTTTTCTCCCGCTGGGTTCCTGCCGCTTCTCTGGCGATCCTGTCGCCGGCCATTATCCTGCTGGCCGTCCTGCCACTGGACTGGCGGGCGGCTCTGGCCTTGCTGGCTGCGGGTCTGCTGGTGCCGTTCGGTATGGCGCTTTCCGGGATCGGCGCGGCCGTAGCCTCCCGCCGTCAGTTTGTGGCGATGAGCCGCCTGCAGGCCCGTTTTCTGGACCGGGTGCGCGGCATCGCCACCATCGTTCTGAGCGGACGGACCGAAGATGAAGCCATTGCTCTGGGACGTGCCGCTGATGAGCTGAGACGACGTACCATGCGGGTGCTGCGGGTGGCGTTCCTGTCCTCCGCCGTGCTGGATCTGGCGATGGCGGCAGCTCTGGTCGGTCTGGCGCTGCATTACGGGCAGGCGATCCTGTCCGGTCAGGCAGGCCATCCGGCGCGTGCGCTGTTCGTGCTGCTGCTGGTGCCGGAGTTTTTTGCGCCGCTGCGGGCCTTTTCACTGGCCTATCAGGACAAGATGCACGCAACCGGCGCTGCCGAAGCCATCGCAGCCCTGCCTGAGCCGCCGGAAAGGCCTGTGCTTCAGGTTCGTACCATTGAAGCGCGTGGTGTCACGGTCACGTTCGATCATGTCTCGCTGGTGTGGGATGAGACACGTGGTCCGGCCCTGCATGATGTCAGTTTCCGTATTCCCGCGGGAGAGACAGTGGTGCTGGCCGGTCCTTCCGGATCGGGCAAGTCGAGCATCATGGAGATTTTGCTGGGCTTTGCCCGTCCGACAAGCGGACGTGTAGCCCTGAACGGCATGGACATCACGGATATTGTTCCGGCCGCTCTCTCCCGGCTGACGGCCTGGGTCGGGCAGAAGCCAATGCTGTTTGCCGGGACCATCCGCGACAATATCCTGTTCGCCCGTCCGGAAGCATCGGAGCAGGATCTGCTGGACGCCATCCGTCATGCCCATGTGGACGATTTTGCCCGTGCCCTGCCGGACGGGCTGGAGACGATGATAGGCGAGGGAGGTTATGGCCTGTCTGGTGGTCAGGCGCAGCGCGTGGCGATTGCGCGTGCCTATCTTCGCAATGCCCCCCTGCTGCTGCTGGATGAGCCGACTTCCCATCTCGATCCGGTCACCGAGGCCGATATTCTGGACAGCCTGAAACGTCTGGCGGCTGGCCGCACCGTGTTGCTGGCCAGCCATAGCGCGGCAGCTCATGCTTTTCCGGGTCACCGGATTGACCTGCGGGATGGCAGTGTCGTTTCCGCACCATTCCCGACCATGTATGGAAAGGTGATGGCATGA
- a CDS encoding heme-binding protein, which yields MITLEDAVRIATAAEKHAQKIGQPMNIAIVDGGGNLKLHHRMDDAWLGSIDISINKAFTARAFDISTKDLAGNAQPGQQFYGIQQSNHGRVMIFAGGVPLRRDGKVVGAVGISGGSGEQDQSVAEAAAAAFEQTVTKASAAKTKA from the coding sequence ATGATCACTCTGGAAGATGCTGTCAGGATCGCCACCGCCGCCGAAAAACACGCTCAGAAAATCGGGCAGCCGATGAACATAGCCATCGTTGATGGAGGCGGAAATCTGAAGCTGCACCATCGGATGGATGATGCCTGGCTTGGCAGCATCGATATCAGCATCAACAAGGCGTTCACCGCGCGCGCTTTCGATATTTCGACCAAGGATCTGGCGGGCAATGCCCAGCCTGGCCAGCAGTTCTATGGTATCCAGCAATCCAATCACGGGCGTGTCATGATTTTCGCAGGTGGCGTCCCGTTGCGGCGGGATGGCAAAGTGGTCGGGGCAGTCGGGATCAGCGGAGGCTCCGGCGAGCAGGATCAGAGTGTTGCCGAAGCCGCAGCAGCCGCCTTCGAACAGACAGTCACCAAAGCTTCGGCTGCCAAAACGAAAGCCTGA